From Candidatus Zixiibacteriota bacterium, the proteins below share one genomic window:
- a CDS encoding nitroreductase, producing MATTTERPLADALTAIRTRRSVKEYLPTEIPREWIEELLDAAHWAPNHKLTHPWRFHVFTGEGRERLVAARQAAVRWAAEQKGTQPTEEDLRFAREKCFSSPVVIIVSMVGDENKIVDQENYAACWCAIENLLIAATARGLGSYPSTGTWIDQNFVGPILGLTEKERPVACIFLGYSEQKTMAKRLPVDRHTKWYTEA from the coding sequence ATGGCAACCACAACGGAGAGGCCTCTCGCCGATGCGCTCACCGCGATCAGGACCCGTCGCTCGGTGAAGGAGTACCTTCCCACGGAGATTCCCAGGGAGTGGATCGAGGAGCTGCTCGACGCCGCCCACTGGGCGCCGAACCACAAACTGACTCATCCCTGGCGTTTCCACGTGTTCACCGGAGAGGGGCGCGAGCGGCTGGTCGCCGCCCGACAGGCGGCGGTGCGATGGGCGGCGGAGCAAAAGGGCACGCAGCCGACCGAAGAGGACCTCCGGTTCGCGCGGGAGAAGTGCTTTTCGTCCCCGGTCGTGATCATCGTTTCCATGGTGGGGGATGAGAACAAGATCGTCGATCAGGAGAACTACGCGGCCTGCTGGTGCGCGATCGAGAACCTGCTGATCGCCGCAACCGCCAGAGGCCTGGGCAGCTATCCCAGCACCGGCACCTGGATCGATCAGAACTTCGTCGGCCCGATTCTCGGGCTAACGGAGAAAGAGCGGCCCGTTGCCTGCATCTTTCTGGGGTACTCCGAGCAAAAGACGATGGCCAAGCGCCTTCCGGTGGATCGTCACACGAAGTGGTACACGGAAGCCTGA
- a CDS encoding M48 family metalloprotease gives MFRVRNVRLVGTLLFGAIVPAACGPALQPPKVSPQLLERESALQRELLFKTLIERKVQLQRLYTPLRIANADLCGADVSPVTGITGIDRQSLAADLRPVAERLYGLDDGITIIDVAPRSPAAEAGLLPGDVIAGAAKGGVMPSGWTRSGLTIPDLVKVIQASASGSMTLLVRRFGAVFPLNVSPRLGCSYPIELQWDDRFNALSDGNRIVVFSGLFNHVPDERELAVIIGHELAHNVLKHIEKRGVNAAAGMIAGAVLDLGLAALGVNTQGLGMRTGAEAGAKAYSREFESEADYLGLYMLARAGFDVSAGPGLFRRMGMQSPGRQVINYFSTHPSTPERAAAMQQIVEEIRSKASRGEPLLPQTLSGQTLEVAQADRRTAPAAPAKAGALPSAKAGAGETTGDRVTAPAPQPEKAGVGPKSMLAQLLLVEGPIVSNPPQRFNAEFRETGKASVVLFGSRRLMGDFELFGLRQSISEKYKARLINPDAVGLPAGADAKGFAFFSDGAGIEMECAYAVARSTGRGEGMCADNQNNTYRIIFD, from the coding sequence ATGTTTCGGGTCAGAAACGTACGGTTGGTCGGCACGCTGCTTTTCGGAGCAATCGTACCGGCGGCCTGCGGCCCCGCGCTGCAGCCTCCCAAGGTTTCCCCCCAGCTGTTGGAGCGCGAATCGGCGCTGCAGCGCGAGCTGCTTTTCAAGACGTTGATCGAGCGCAAAGTGCAGCTCCAGCGGCTGTACACGCCGCTCAGGATCGCCAACGCGGATCTCTGCGGCGCCGACGTATCACCTGTGACCGGGATCACCGGCATCGACCGACAATCGTTGGCGGCGGATCTACGACCGGTCGCGGAGCGACTCTACGGATTGGACGACGGCATCACGATCATCGACGTAGCGCCTCGATCCCCGGCCGCCGAAGCGGGCCTCTTGCCCGGCGATGTTATCGCCGGGGCGGCGAAGGGCGGCGTGATGCCGAGCGGATGGACCCGTAGCGGCCTGACCATTCCAGACCTGGTCAAAGTAATCCAGGCCTCCGCCAGCGGATCCATGACCCTGCTGGTTCGCCGATTTGGAGCGGTCTTTCCCTTGAACGTGTCGCCTCGGCTCGGTTGCAGCTATCCGATCGAGCTGCAATGGGACGATCGTTTCAATGCGCTTTCCGACGGCAACCGGATCGTCGTCTTCAGCGGGCTTTTCAATCACGTTCCAGACGAGCGTGAGCTTGCGGTCATCATCGGCCACGAGCTCGCGCATAACGTTTTGAAGCACATCGAAAAGCGTGGCGTGAACGCCGCGGCCGGCATGATTGCCGGTGCGGTGCTAGACCTCGGACTGGCCGCTCTGGGGGTCAACACCCAAGGACTGGGCATGCGCACGGGCGCAGAAGCGGGAGCCAAGGCATACTCCCGGGAGTTCGAATCCGAAGCGGACTACCTGGGACTCTACATGCTCGCCCGCGCGGGCTTCGACGTCTCGGCCGGCCCGGGCCTTTTCCGGCGCATGGGCATGCAGAGCCCGGGAAGACAAGTCATCAACTATTTTTCGACCCATCCCAGCACGCCCGAGCGGGCGGCCGCGATGCAGCAGATCGTCGAAGAGATCCGTAGCAAGGCAAGCCGCGGCGAGCCCCTCCTTCCACAAACGCTGTCCGGCCAAACGCTGGAAGTCGCGCAGGCTGACCGGCGGACTGCTCCCGCGGCCCCGGCCAAAGCCGGGGCCTTACCGTCCGCGAAGGCCGGCGCGGGCGAGACGACCGGAGATCGAGTGACGGCGCCCGCGCCCCAACCCGAGAAGGCTGGCGTTGGCCCTAAATCCATGCTCGCCCAGTTGCTTCTTGTCGAGGGACCGATCGTCAGCAACCCACCCCAGCGGTTCAATGCCGAGTTTCGCGAAACCGGAAAGGCCTCTGTGGTGCTTTTCGGGTCTCGGCGGCTCATGGGGGATTTCGAGCTGTTCGGGCTTCGACAATCGATTTCCGAGAAGTACAAGGCCCGTCTGATAAATCCGGACGCCGTTGGCCTTCCCGCGGGCGCCGACGCAAAAGGCTTCGCGTTCTTCTCCGATGGCGCCGGAATCGAGATGGAGTGCGCGTACGCGGTCGCACGCTCCACCGGACGCGGAGAAGGGATGTGCGCGGACAACCAGAACAATACTTATCGAATCATTTTCGACTAG
- a CDS encoding transcriptional regulator, which produces MGRRAKQFSQAERLGIMMRALAARSWTINDLAQELGVTRRQVYRDLGHIEKEGHPLIHDEGADERTWRLPLGYKGLRPITLTPLELMSLYLARSHLAYLAGTPFVADLDGVFAKITSGLPQRTINHLERIGRCFLPLLRPLRRYDQQPEVLKILQKALLLQKTAVIRHQRPDRGREAEHRVDSYALRLYQNGLYLVAYSHTAAQHRSFAVERIRHAELTGDTFAVRDDFSPEKLDESFGVTEEEPQRIRIRIAREAAHFVRERQYHPTQTIEEAGNGDVIVAMRAGGVDEIASWILSWGEKAVALEPPALVEAVRRKLASALAQYSPKIR; this is translated from the coding sequence ATGGGACGAAGAGCGAAGCAATTCAGCCAGGCCGAACGCCTGGGGATCATGATGCGCGCTCTCGCGGCGCGCTCGTGGACGATCAACGACCTCGCGCAGGAACTCGGCGTCACACGCCGCCAGGTTTACCGCGACCTCGGTCACATCGAGAAGGAAGGCCACCCGCTGATCCACGACGAAGGCGCCGACGAGCGAACCTGGCGGCTGCCCCTCGGCTATAAAGGCCTGCGGCCGATCACGCTGACGCCTCTCGAGCTGATGTCGCTCTATCTCGCCCGGAGCCACCTCGCCTATCTCGCAGGAACGCCGTTCGTGGCCGATCTGGACGGCGTCTTCGCCAAGATCACGTCCGGCCTCCCGCAGCGCACGATCAATCATCTCGAGCGCATCGGCCGCTGTTTTCTCCCGCTCTTGCGGCCCCTTCGCCGATACGACCAGCAGCCCGAGGTGCTCAAGATTTTACAAAAAGCTCTTCTGCTGCAGAAAACCGCTGTGATCCGGCACCAGAGGCCGGACCGCGGCAGGGAGGCCGAGCACAGGGTCGACTCCTACGCGCTGCGGCTGTATCAAAACGGGCTCTACCTGGTCGCCTACTCCCACACTGCGGCGCAGCATCGGTCGTTCGCCGTGGAGCGCATCCGGCACGCCGAGCTGACCGGAGACACTTTCGCCGTCCGCGACGACTTCTCTCCCGAGAAGCTCGACGAGAGCTTCGGCGTGACGGAAGAGGAGCCGCAGCGGATCCGCATCAGGATCGCGCGCGAGGCCGCCCACTTCGTGCGGGAACGCCAGTACCACCCCACGCAGACGATCGAGGAGGCGGGCAACGGTGACGTGATCGTCGCCATGCGCGCCGGAGGCGTGGACGAGATCGCCTCCTGGATCCTCTCCTGGGGCGAGAAAGCGGTCGCCCTCGAGCCTCCCGCCCTGGTCGAAGCCGTTCGCCGCAAGCTCGCTTCCGCCCTCGCCCAGTACTCTCCCAAAATCCGCTGA
- a CDS encoding DUF6569 family protein: MKIFRAERMDESRIISDTLSRIQLGEETSYGGMTLFPLLGESIEVPDYLTLDEALARGEVRITEVSSAGSVPELALDNRSDDPVLLVDGEELIGAKQNRVLNLTILAPANRALTIPVSCVEAARWSRRSAAFTTSGYAYFARARATKTAQVSRSLGRTGRALSDQHRVWEDVAAKASRLEAQSTTAAMFDIYRRYAKTVDDYVAAFVPADRQAGAAFAISGAVVGLDLFDCAATWRKLMPKLIRSYALDAIEASEKNGETTPCQAVEELLSAAALADAKSFPAVGEGLDVRLEGPDLAGAGLLARGRVVHLSAFRTKGAPQSAA; this comes from the coding sequence ATGAAGATTTTCAGAGCCGAACGAATGGACGAGAGCCGGATAATCAGTGACACGCTCTCGCGAATCCAGTTGGGGGAGGAGACGAGCTACGGCGGAATGACGCTCTTTCCGCTGCTCGGTGAAAGCATCGAAGTCCCCGACTACCTCACGCTCGACGAGGCGCTGGCGCGGGGCGAAGTCCGCATCACGGAGGTTTCCTCAGCGGGCAGCGTGCCGGAGCTCGCGCTCGACAACCGGAGCGACGATCCGGTGCTGCTCGTGGACGGCGAAGAGCTGATCGGCGCGAAACAGAACCGAGTCCTGAACCTCACGATTCTCGCTCCGGCGAACCGGGCGCTGACCATTCCCGTCTCCTGTGTCGAGGCGGCTCGATGGTCACGCCGATCGGCGGCGTTCACGACCTCGGGGTACGCCTATTTCGCGCGCGCAAGAGCGACGAAAACGGCCCAGGTCTCCCGTTCCCTTGGGCGCACGGGACGGGCACTATCCGACCAGCACCGTGTGTGGGAGGACGTCGCCGCCAAAGCTTCGCGCCTCGAAGCGCAATCGACGACCGCCGCCATGTTCGATATCTACCGCCGGTACGCGAAAACCGTCGACGACTACGTCGCCGCGTTCGTTCCCGCCGATCGGCAGGCGGGGGCGGCGTTCGCCATAAGCGGTGCGGTCGTCGGCCTCGATCTGTTCGACTGCGCCGCCACCTGGCGGAAGTTGATGCCGAAGCTGATCCGCAGCTATGCCCTGGACGCGATCGAAGCGTCCGAGAAAAACGGCGAAACCACCCCCTGCCAGGCGGTGGAGGAGCTGCTTTCTGCGGCCGCCCTGGCCGACGCGAAAAGCTTCCCGGCCGTGGGCGAGGGTCTCGACGTCCGGCTCGAGGGTCCCGATCTCGCGGGCGCGGGCTTGCTGGCGCGCGGTCGGGTGGTTCACCTGAGCGCGTTCCGCACGAAAGGCGCGCCGCAGAGCGCGGCCTGA
- a CDS encoding PD-(D/E)XK nuclease family protein — protein sequence MEVRVVWNAGEVARVLAELPAGGPLPRRVVLVPQVPVAHVLRRELVRGGLPEALAGTSFVPFRIAAAAVLQAAGVEFVAGEETLRSVRLSALFRSDLPLEHFPIELLRSAPGWDHAFARTISDLEGAGLRPEELEPADALPPLRDLLTIWRALDRSAGASWTADRIYLEAALVLEGRPDGWPFPEPVLACAAGDLGAAAARFLRTLPRPTIILLAGRPARARHIERIERLLGAQAAAAVASANAPRADRSERDLLASYLFEPPAVLGDPARPKSPGPDGTVDLEEHAGIDAELEATADWVARRVADGVPLEEIAVLVPGSDPFVALVADRLGRLPWPDGAFPVYVADGLPLTHFAAGARLLALLRALRGHLAAGLLADLVPALRLADGSGRHLARGAAMDLLWSLGTVGGNPARPEGALEWSGRAAKRETELEKEIAEAEFRAKRGDEEVEFALPRNKRLLADLRALRPALDALIEISRSAIRGAPLSSLWPMLREFFERWLLQPGAASHAALGDRLDALARDEACRSVASDDALKVIEDAILGERVSVGRFGEPAVFVGTVKGTIGLAFTAVRVIGLHEGHLPSLPREDPVLPDAARQSLRRRDGGSALLPLARDRALADLHALDWAVRNAGRFVALSAPRLDLERSEHEPSSVMLEAAAALARPNRMTGERESVIPDRTALTRDAFVPAREETERFRVRLPLTESAWQDAVARSVTGIPTRWRDRPVLDLERIERLMNDSAAGPMDGIVGDLAAGLPMPGLSPDLPLSASAVAQLLRCPHAFLLERLLCFQEPFNPPPQREIGQPYYGSIFHEVAASFYAENGADFCARKKTLSHWQRVAERLVDRVFETFLGRYPLAGEGVRTQQRARLGRDVRDLLQRDWEQLKNARVIVEKSFGYPDAVSLPAGSETLWFHGRIDRIEIRGRKARIRDLKTARARPRTGKEAEPDPGLDLQIAVYAAVAEILAGKWNLPKQIEAGYAYFGRPGGERLFEDFPAVLKPAAARWLELAAALLRGRLFPRTPNRADCEVCSFRPVCGDQAQERARLLLGGATGTCRGFAALKGVDSGNGDTK from the coding sequence ATGGAAGTGAGAGTCGTCTGGAACGCAGGCGAGGTGGCGCGGGTGCTGGCGGAGCTGCCCGCAGGGGGGCCGCTGCCGCGTCGCGTCGTGTTGGTGCCGCAGGTCCCCGTCGCCCACGTCTTGCGGCGGGAGCTGGTGCGCGGTGGGCTCCCGGAAGCCCTCGCAGGCACCTCGTTCGTCCCTTTCCGGATCGCCGCAGCGGCGGTCCTTCAGGCGGCGGGAGTCGAGTTCGTTGCGGGCGAGGAAACGCTTCGCTCGGTCCGGCTTTCCGCTCTGTTTCGTTCGGATCTCCCCCTCGAGCACTTTCCCATCGAGCTGCTCCGCTCGGCACCGGGCTGGGATCACGCTTTCGCACGAACGATCTCGGATCTGGAGGGGGCCGGCCTCCGGCCCGAGGAGCTGGAGCCGGCCGACGCCCTGCCGCCGCTGCGGGATCTCCTGACAATCTGGCGGGCCCTGGACCGATCGGCGGGCGCTTCCTGGACCGCTGATCGCATCTATCTCGAAGCGGCACTCGTGCTCGAGGGCCGTCCGGATGGCTGGCCGTTTCCGGAACCGGTGCTCGCCTGCGCCGCTGGCGACCTCGGCGCTGCTGCAGCCCGTTTCCTTCGCACCCTTCCGCGGCCGACGATTATCCTTTTGGCCGGGCGACCGGCGCGCGCCCGCCATATAGAAAGAATCGAACGGCTTCTCGGCGCGCAGGCCGCCGCGGCCGTCGCATCGGCGAACGCGCCGCGCGCCGACCGCAGCGAGCGCGACCTTCTGGCCTCGTATCTGTTCGAGCCGCCGGCCGTCCTCGGTGATCCGGCCCGCCCGAAGAGCCCGGGGCCCGACGGGACCGTCGACCTCGAAGAGCACGCGGGGATCGACGCGGAGCTCGAAGCCACAGCCGATTGGGTCGCCCGCCGCGTTGCCGACGGAGTGCCTCTGGAGGAGATCGCCGTTCTCGTCCCGGGGAGCGATCCCTTCGTCGCCCTCGTCGCCGATCGCCTCGGCAGGCTGCCTTGGCCCGACGGCGCATTTCCCGTGTACGTCGCCGACGGGTTGCCCCTGACGCACTTTGCAGCCGGGGCTCGGTTGCTCGCCCTGTTGCGCGCTTTGCGCGGCCACCTCGCCGCCGGCCTTCTAGCGGATCTGGTCCCTGCTCTCCGGTTGGCCGACGGCTCGGGGCGCCATCTCGCCCGCGGCGCCGCGATGGATCTGCTCTGGTCGCTCGGGACCGTCGGCGGCAACCCGGCGCGCCCCGAAGGCGCCCTCGAATGGTCCGGCCGCGCCGCGAAACGCGAGACCGAGCTCGAGAAAGAGATCGCCGAAGCCGAATTCCGCGCGAAGCGGGGCGACGAAGAAGTCGAATTTGCCCTGCCGCGCAACAAGCGCTTGCTCGCCGACCTGCGCGCGCTCCGCCCGGCGCTCGACGCGTTGATCGAGATCTCCCGCAGCGCCATCCGAGGCGCCCCGCTTTCTTCGCTCTGGCCGATGTTGCGCGAGTTCTTCGAACGCTGGCTGCTGCAGCCGGGGGCGGCGAGTCACGCCGCGCTCGGGGACCGGCTCGATGCCCTCGCGCGTGACGAGGCGTGCCGCTCCGTTGCCAGCGACGACGCGCTGAAGGTCATTGAGGACGCGATTCTCGGCGAGCGCGTTTCCGTGGGGCGCTTCGGCGAGCCGGCGGTCTTCGTCGGAACGGTGAAGGGCACAATCGGCCTCGCCTTCACCGCGGTGCGCGTGATCGGACTTCACGAAGGACACCTGCCGTCGCTTCCCCGGGAAGATCCGGTGCTTCCCGACGCGGCCCGCCAGAGCCTGAGACGAAGGGACGGCGGGTCCGCCCTGCTGCCGCTCGCGCGGGACCGAGCGCTCGCCGACCTCCACGCGCTCGACTGGGCCGTCCGCAACGCCGGACGGTTCGTCGCCCTCTCGGCGCCGCGCCTCGATCTCGAGCGCTCCGAGCACGAGCCGTCGTCGGTCATGCTCGAGGCCGCGGCAGCGCTCGCCCGCCCCAACCGGATGACCGGGGAGAGGGAATCCGTGATCCCGGACCGGACGGCGCTCACGCGGGACGCGTTCGTTCCCGCGCGCGAGGAAACGGAACGTTTTCGCGTGCGGCTGCCGCTCACGGAAAGCGCCTGGCAGGACGCCGTCGCGCGTAGCGTCACCGGGATTCCCACGCGCTGGCGCGACCGCCCGGTGCTCGACCTCGAGCGGATCGAGCGGCTCATGAACGACTCTGCGGCGGGGCCGATGGACGGGATCGTGGGTGATCTTGCGGCTGGGCTTCCCATGCCCGGGCTTTCGCCGGACCTTCCTCTCTCGGCCTCGGCCGTCGCGCAACTCCTGCGCTGCCCGCACGCCTTTCTCCTCGAGCGCCTGCTCTGCTTCCAGGAACCTTTCAATCCCCCGCCCCAGCGAGAGATCGGCCAGCCTTACTACGGCTCGATCTTCCACGAGGTGGCCGCGAGCTTCTATGCGGAGAATGGCGCCGACTTCTGCGCCCGGAAAAAGACTCTGAGCCATTGGCAGCGGGTGGCGGAGCGTCTGGTCGACAGGGTCTTCGAGACGTTTCTCGGACGGTACCCGCTGGCCGGTGAGGGAGTCAGGACGCAGCAGCGGGCGAGATTGGGCCGCGACGTACGCGATCTGCTCCAACGGGACTGGGAGCAGCTGAAAAACGCTCGCGTCATCGTCGAGAAGAGCTTCGGCTACCCGGACGCCGTCTCGCTTCCCGCGGGCAGCGAAACCCTCTGGTTTCACGGCCGCATCGACCGCATCGAAATCCGCGGGCGCAAAGCCCGCATCCGCGACCTCAAGACGGCTCGCGCCCGACCGAGAACCGGAAAGGAAGCGGAACCGGACCCCGGTCTGGACCTCCAGATCGCCGTCTACGCCGCCGTCGCCGAGATCCTCGCCGGCAAATGGAATCTACCGAAGCAAATCGAGGCCGGATATGCCTACTTCGGCCGGCCAGGCGGTGAGCGGCTCTTCGAGGACTTCCCGGCGGTCCTCAAGCCCGCCGCGGCCAGATGGCTCGAGCTGGCGGCCGCGCTCCTGCGGGGACGGCTGTTTCCGCGCACGCCCAATCGCGCGGACTGCGAAGTCTGTTCGTTCCGGCCGGTTTGCGGCGACCAAGCCCAGGAGCGTGCCCGTCTCCTGCTCGGCGGCGCAACCGGAACCTGCAGGGGTTTCGCCGCTCTCAAGGGCGTCGACTCCGGAAACGGGGACACGAAATGA
- a CDS encoding UvrD-helicase domain-containing protein yields MTPPKATPPPDQDQRERAIAERDRNVIIDAGAGTGKTTILVDRLVEMVAPRCGPRPLPISRIAAITFTRKAAGELRLRIRERLLEELSKAEPGTGREVRLRDAIADLDTAYVGTIHSFADRLLRLRPVEAELSPSYEIVEDEQPLIQETFDVLMQAVESGTLAAELAGTDAADRAAEAAQTVLEALDAGIRAESLESEWQVRCGLDQLIAGFIRFRDVPPPKTAPPPFDFRSFRKAAGEFVSLAKSVGGGSPGADWIAQTRRTLARLRDAEDPAQIFREVRYQLERGPRNPVTKRDTFGGDNGAWEVWKTYIGRDNRRPRPLRDELCAPFYRWLATRLACLFPVVVALYEKVKARRRRLDQIDLLLKLRNLLARDLSIRGEYQRLFDHVFIDEFQDTDPLQAEIVLYLCEREPRAGRWEDVVLADGKLTLVGDPKQSIYRFRRADIAVYERVRKVVAGRDHLGVTLSASFRSVPTLVDWLNDRFTRILGTSPDGSPFDPASGAVFHRQLAHGRRSEAERPVHVLRFEFRDRTHRGADDYRALEARALARYLRWLVECSDLAIVDSIDTRPRRIRYGDIAILAVSTWRLPLLFPRLDDEGIPYTSRGGTLFLEDPIHRQFLLGLRALADRDDGVAEAALLRPPFFAVDLAELLQERILEDGAGGPGQARAGRASAARELVRDLRQRRFDRPPGATACDLLDRTAFARTIARGPNGAQRLARLRELCHLIEKIAADEGLDYDAATARAREWIDNPVSLDPPRAVGTEAVQVLTVHQAKGLEFPVVAIWDGKGQWRTLLHSSPWRMERDGRGWMINLDGLAWEEPAGLGIRDTEQSYLDAERKRVVYVAATRARDLLIVPRAGEVSRGRHICADLLADAPERLVRIADAYVDGAPAPDWARQLKPATRVSPGDGAALERRVEEQWGAFAKDAARPRFLPTSVSALARAPSGPDAEDALGTSARKERAGRFGGLFGSVVHHAIGLLLRQKKLDAREAVERAASLYGLTEHLEEAVADVTRALEALAAAGLHGLPEGCLCLEYPIAGQWEEGRLATGFIDLIAVDDRRLTVIDFKTDLPPSGPIEESYPHYAAQVRAYGKLLGIAGLLVGRGLRCGLLFTADGAIRWLES; encoded by the coding sequence ATGACTCCGCCGAAAGCGACGCCGCCGCCCGATCAGGATCAGCGCGAACGAGCGATCGCCGAGCGCGATCGCAACGTGATCATCGACGCGGGCGCGGGGACCGGCAAGACCACGATCCTGGTCGATCGTCTGGTCGAGATGGTGGCTCCCCGCTGCGGACCGCGGCCGCTGCCCATCTCCCGCATCGCCGCCATCACGTTCACCCGAAAGGCCGCTGGCGAGCTGCGCTTGCGGATTCGGGAACGGCTGCTCGAAGAGCTGTCGAAGGCTGAGCCCGGCACCGGGCGCGAAGTACGCCTCCGCGATGCCATCGCCGACCTCGACACGGCTTACGTCGGCACCATCCACAGTTTTGCCGACCGGCTGCTACGGCTCAGACCGGTCGAGGCGGAGCTCAGCCCTTCGTACGAGATCGTCGAAGACGAGCAGCCCCTGATCCAAGAAACCTTCGACGTCCTGATGCAGGCGGTCGAGAGCGGGACGCTGGCGGCCGAGCTCGCCGGGACCGACGCCGCCGACCGCGCCGCGGAGGCCGCTCAAACCGTGCTCGAGGCGCTCGACGCCGGCATCAGAGCTGAATCACTCGAATCGGAATGGCAGGTCCGCTGCGGGCTCGACCAGCTCATCGCCGGTTTCATTCGCTTCCGCGACGTCCCGCCGCCAAAGACGGCTCCGCCGCCATTCGATTTTCGCTCGTTTCGAAAAGCAGCCGGTGAATTCGTCTCGCTGGCGAAATCCGTCGGCGGCGGTTCGCCTGGCGCCGACTGGATCGCGCAGACGCGGAGAACATTGGCACGGCTTCGCGACGCCGAAGACCCGGCGCAAATCTTCCGCGAGGTCCGCTATCAGCTCGAACGCGGGCCGCGAAACCCGGTGACCAAAAGGGACACTTTCGGCGGCGACAACGGCGCTTGGGAGGTATGGAAGACTTATATCGGCCGGGACAACCGGCGCCCGCGGCCTCTGCGGGATGAGCTTTGCGCGCCGTTCTACCGCTGGTTGGCCACGCGGCTGGCGTGCCTCTTCCCGGTGGTCGTCGCTCTCTACGAGAAAGTGAAGGCCCGCCGCCGCCGGCTCGATCAGATCGATCTGCTGCTGAAGCTCCGAAACCTGTTGGCCCGCGACCTTTCGATCCGCGGCGAATACCAGCGGCTCTTCGATCACGTTTTCATCGACGAGTTCCAGGACACGGACCCGCTGCAGGCCGAAATCGTCCTTTACCTCTGCGAGCGCGAGCCGCGCGCCGGGCGATGGGAGGACGTTGTCCTGGCGGACGGCAAGCTGACCCTGGTCGGCGATCCGAAGCAGTCGATCTACCGGTTTCGTCGCGCCGACATCGCCGTGTACGAGCGGGTCCGGAAGGTCGTGGCCGGACGGGACCATCTGGGGGTCACGCTATCGGCCAGTTTCCGGAGCGTGCCGACGCTCGTCGACTGGCTCAACGACCGCTTTACGCGGATTCTGGGAACATCCCCCGACGGCAGCCCCTTCGATCCGGCATCCGGTGCAGTCTTTCACCGGCAGTTGGCCCACGGGCGCCGAAGTGAGGCCGAGCGGCCGGTTCACGTTCTGCGTTTCGAATTCCGCGACCGGACCCATCGCGGCGCCGATGACTACCGCGCGCTCGAGGCACGAGCCCTGGCGCGCTATCTCCGCTGGCTGGTCGAGTGCAGCGATCTCGCGATCGTGGACTCGATCGACACGCGGCCCCGGCGGATTCGTTACGGCGACATTGCGATCCTCGCAGTCTCCACGTGGCGTCTTCCCCTGCTCTTTCCCAGGCTGGACGACGAGGGAATCCCTTACACGTCGCGCGGCGGCACCCTGTTCCTGGAAGATCCGATCCACCGCCAGTTCCTGCTGGGGCTGAGAGCCCTGGCCGATCGGGACGACGGCGTCGCCGAGGCTGCGTTGCTCCGGCCGCCATTTTTCGCGGTCGATCTGGCGGAGCTATTGCAGGAAAGAATCCTGGAGGACGGCGCCGGCGGGCCGGGCCAGGCGCGCGCCGGCCGCGCCTCGGCCGCCCGTGAGCTGGTGCGGGATCTGCGGCAGCGACGTTTCGACAGGCCGCCCGGCGCTACCGCCTGCGACCTTCTCGACCGGACGGCTTTTGCCCGGACGATAGCTCGGGGCCCCAACGGGGCTCAGCGCCTGGCGCGCCTGCGGGAGCTGTGTCACTTGATCGAAAAGATCGCGGCGGACGAAGGGCTGGACTACGACGCCGCGACGGCGCGGGCGCGCGAGTGGATCGACAACCCGGTTTCTCTGGACCCCCCGCGCGCGGTCGGAACCGAGGCCGTGCAGGTGCTGACGGTCCATCAGGCGAAGGGGCTCGAGTTCCCCGTCGTTGCGATCTGGGACGGGAAGGGCCAGTGGAGGACGCTCCTGCATTCCAGCCCGTGGCGCATGGAGCGCGACGGCCGCGGCTGGATGATCAACCTAGACGGGCTGGCCTGGGAGGAGCCGGCCGGGCTCGGGATTCGAGACACCGAGCAGAGCTACCTCGATGCCGAGCGAAAGCGCGTCGTTTACGTTGCGGCCACGCGGGCGCGGGACCTCCTGATCGTGCCGCGAGCGGGCGAAGTCTCCCGCGGAAGACACATCTGCGCCGACTTGCTGGCCGACGCTCCCGAACGACTCGTCCGGATCGCCGACGCCTATGTCGACGGCGCGCCGGCGCCGGACTGGGCGCGACAACTCAAGCCGGCAACGCGCGTCTCTCCAGGCGACGGAGCAGCGCTGGAGCGCAGGGTGGAGGAGCAGTGGGGCGCGTTCGCGAAGGACGCAGCTCGCCCTCGCTTCCTCCCGACGAGCGTTTCGGCGTTGGCGCGGGCCCCGTCCGGTCCCGACGCCGAGGACGCTCTCGGAACCTCCGCGCGGAAAGAGCGCGCGGGCCGCTTCGGCGGCCTTTTCGGAAGCGTAGTGCATCACGCGATCGGTCTCCTGCTCCGGCAAAAAAAGCTCGACGCGCGGGAAGCGGTGGAACGGGCGGCCAGCCTTTACGGCCTGACGGAGCACCTCGAGGAAGCGGTTGCCGACGTAACGCGAGCGCTCGAGGCCCTGGCCGCCGCCGGCCTGCACGGTCTGCCCGAGGGCTGCCTTTGCCTCGAATATCCCATTGCCGGACAGTGGGAAGAGGGGCGGCTCGCCACCGGTTTCATCGACCTGATCGCCGTCGATGACCGCCGGCTCACCGTTATCGATTTCAAGACGGACCTCCCGCCGTCCGGACCGATCGAGGAGTCCTACCCCCACTATGCCGCTCAGGTCCGAGCGTACGGCAAGTTGCTGGGCATCGCCGGCCTGCTCGTGGGCCGCGGGCTCCGCTGCGGTTTGCTCTTTACGGCCGACGGCGCCATTCGCTGGCTGGAGAGTTGA